In Syngnathus acus chromosome 21, fSynAcu1.2, whole genome shotgun sequence, one genomic interval encodes:
- the asnsd1 gene encoding asparagine synthetase domain-containing protein 1, with amino-acid sequence MQEEAGQPDQGVTGHVKLSNCASMCGIFCLVSPASSPFTWDNDIEELLKRRGPDSSKDAIVSGCQRPYRCLFSAHVLHMRGLLTTQPLQDPAGNILVWNGEVFGGLQLLPTENDTAVVLKHLSSCSNPCDILSFLCTVRGPWGFVYYQKSQDCLWFGRDYFGRRSLLWKYDQTLKALTLSSVAARPRRQPAMCTTAHCEPGHESGPSEACPCTGPCKFGSCAWQEVPAVGVYTINLKSIVESGSPTIELHPWSQVGDHLGSACLETTTQPSGPGGCIILKNPPSLLRSPVAPLNTTVDKDHGNPESTVEDPEELLDLIEKDKAVKGLIDVLSEAVRRRVQSLPDESQAGDRSRIAVLFSGGIDSMILAVLAHRHVPHCQSVDLLNVAFQQHEARKDSARGQKPSRSKSETQKRTPMFDVPDRITGKSGLKELQALAPQRRWNFVEVDVRREELQEMRRTRIADLVYPLDTVLDDSIGCAVWFAARGEGFLARDHHRTVFMSSAKVILTGIGADEQLAGYARHRVRFKTSGQQGLVQEIAMELGRISSRNLGRDDRVIADHGKEARFPYLDESVVSYLNSLAMCDKADLSLPRGVGEKLLLRLAARRLGLGPAAVLPKRAMQFGSRIAKMENGREKASERCGRLLDGPAGGVAL; translated from the exons TGCCAACGTCCTTATCGGTGCTTGTTCTCGGCGCACGTTCTCCACATGAGAGGTCTTCTCACAACTCAGCCGCTGCAGGACCCCGCCGGCAACATCCTGGTCTGGAACGGGGAGGTCTTTGGCGGTTTACAACTCCTCCCAACTGAGAATGACACCGCTGTTGTTCTGAAGCATTTGTCCTCTTGTAGTAACCCGtgtgacattttgtcattCCTATGCACCGTTCGAGGTCCCTGGGGCTTTGTGTACTACCAAAAGAGTCAAGACTGCCTCTGGTTTGGGAGGGACTACTTTGGGAGAAGAAGTTTGCTGTGGAAGTATGACCAAACACTGAAAGCCTTGACACTTAGCTCCGTGGCAGCCAGGCCTCGCCGTCAACCTGCCATGTGCACTACCGCTCACTGTGAACCTGGTCACGAATCTGGCCCGAGTGAAGCTTGCCCTTGTACCGGTCCTTGCAAATTTGGATCTTGTGCATGGCAGGAGGTGCCTGCAGTGGGTGTGTACACAATCAACCTGAAGTCAATTGTAGAATCCGGGTCACCGACCATTGAGCTTCATCCCTGGTCTCAGGTCGGAGATCATCTTGGTTCTGCCTGCCTGGAGACGACGACCCAGCCTTCTGGTCCGGGCGGGTGCATCATACTAAAGAACCCCCCCAGCTTGCTTAGATCACCCGTTGCTCCTCTAAATACCACAGTGGATAAGGACCACGGAAACCCAGAGTCCACGGTGGAGGATCCGGAGGAGCTTCTGGACCTTATCGAAAAGGATAAGGCGGTGAAAGGTCTGATAGACGTTCTCAGCGAAGCTGTCAGGAGACGCGTCCAGTCTTTGCCCGACGAATCGCAGGCCGGCGACCGTTCACGCATTGCCGTCCTTTTCTCTGGCGGCATCGACTCGATGATCCTGGCCGTCTTGGCTCACCGTCACGTGCCCCATTGTCAATCCGTAGACCTTCTTAACGTGGCTTTTCAACAGCACGAGGCTCGGAAAGACTCTGCCAGGGGACAAAAACCCAGTCGGAGTAAGTCGGAAACCCAAAAGCGCACCCCGATGTTTGATGTCCCGGACAGAATCACTGGCAAATCGGGCCTGAAGGAACTACAAGCCTTGGCTCCGCAGAGGCGCTGGAACTTTGTGGAAGTGGACGTAAGACGGGAGGAGCTGCAAGAAATGCGGCGCACGCGCATCGCTGACTTGGTGTATCCGCTGGACACGGTCCTGGACGATAGCATCGGGTGCGCCGTGTGGTTCGCCGCCAGAGGGGAGGGCTTCCTGGCCCGGGACCACCACCGGACCGTCTTCATGTCTTCGGCCAAG gtcATTCTGACAGGAATCGGCGCCGACGAGCAGCTGGCGGGTTACGCCAGACACAGAGTGCGCTTCAAGACCTCCGGACAGCAAGGACTGGTCCAAGAAATCGCCATGGAGCTCGGGAGGATCTCGTCCAGGAACTTGGGAAGAGACGACAGAGTGATTGCAGACCATGGCAAAGAGGCTAG GTTTCCCTACTTGGACGAGAGCGTGGTGAGCTACCTCAACTCTCTGGCCATGTGCGACAAGGCCGACCTGTCGCTCCCGAGGGGCGTCGGCGAGAAACTGCTGCTGAGGCTGGCCGCCCGCCGGCTGGGCCTCGGGCCCGCCGCCGTCCTTCCCAAGAGGGCCATGCAGTTTGGCTCGCGCATCGCCAAAATGGAGAACGGCCGCGAGAAGGCGTCGGAGCGCTGCGGGAGGCTGCTGGACGGGCCCGCTGGAGGAGTGGCCCTTTGA
- the zgc:136439 gene encoding uncharacterized protein zgc:136439, with translation MKAVILAAGYGTRLQRDVSADRSGRFAHLVGVAKPLLPVGDRALLSHWIGALSASDGLDAIYVVSNALYLSAFEEWAAHLPNVKIVCDQTTSNDGRLGAVACLQLAVKHFHIQDHVMVIGGDTLFKEDFSLAQIQSRFCELQAECEDNNVALSYECRDDETPKYGIVEVDPDLRALCMKEKPLPSETTSRRACPCFYVLSKNSLPLLDAFLLEKKDAAIEQKDAPGNFVAWLIPRKPVYVQEICGRFDVGNLQSYVECDGYFKERLGGTRAYMK, from the exons ATGAAGGCCGTGATTCTGGCCGCCGGCTACGGGACCAGGCTCCAGCGGGACGTGTCGGCCGACCGCAGCGGGCGTTTCGCTCACCTGGTCGGCGTCGCCAAGCCGCTGCTGCCCGTAGGCGACCGCGCGCTCCTCAGCCACTGGATCGGAGCACTGAGCGCCTCCGACGGGCTGGACGCCATCTACGTCGTG AGCAACGCTCTTTACCTGTCAGCATTTGAAGAATGGGCCGCACACTTGCCAAACGTCAAGATCGTCTGCGACCAGACCACGAGCAATGAT GGGCGCCTTGGTGCGGTGGCCTGCCTCCAGCTGGCAGTCAAGCACTTCCACATCCAGGACCATGTCATGGTGATTGGAGG CGACACACTCTTCAAAGAAGACTTCAGCCTTGCTCAGATCCAGTCCAGGTTTTGTGAACTCCAAGCGGAATGCGAGGATAACAATGTGGCGCTGTCTTACGAGTGCAGAGACGACG AAACTCCCAAATACGGAATAGTGGAAGTTGATCCTGATCTTCGGGCCTTGTGTATGAAGGAGAAGCCGCTGCCTTCAGAGACCACGTCGAGGAGAGCC TGTCCTTGTTTCTACGTGTTGTCTAAGAACAGCCTCCCTCTCTTGGACGCCTTCCTCCTGGAAAAGAAG GATGCGGCCATAGAGCAAAAAGACGCCCCTGGAAACTTTGTGGCTTGGCTCATTCCGAG AAAGCCCGTGTACGTGCAGGAGATTTGCGGGCGTTTCGACGTGGGCAACTTGCAATCGTACGTCGAGTGCGACGGCTATTTCAAAGAGCGCCTCGGTGGCACGCGGGCGTACATGAAGTAG